A stretch of the Hyphomicrobiales bacterium genome encodes the following:
- a CDS encoding D-Ala-D-Ala carboxypeptidase family metallohydrolase yields the protein MSFRAFKSIGLMLVTAIFLAGCAKVPVVNLLLAGKKDVHYNDTKSCVPLRLKRVINHTSRKFGKVTVNSTKREVAENRRKGGAKNSYHLRCQAVDFTVKGKPAKIKKFLKNHKSVGGYSSYINHYHIDTGPRRTW from the coding sequence ATGAGTTTTCGCGCGTTTAAATCAATCGGCCTTATGCTTGTCACAGCGATTTTTCTCGCTGGCTGCGCAAAAGTGCCTGTCGTCAATCTGTTGCTTGCGGGCAAAAAGGACGTACATTACAACGACACAAAATCATGTGTTCCTTTGCGGTTAAAACGCGTTATCAATCATACCTCGCGTAAATTTGGAAAAGTGACGGTGAATTCCACCAAACGCGAAGTCGCAGAGAACCGTCGCAAGGGCGGAGCAAAAAATTCATATCATTTACGTTGTCAGGCTGTTGATTTTACTGTGAAGGGCAAACCCGCAAAAATTAAAAAATTCCTGAAAAACCACAAAAGTGTGGGCGGTTACAGCTCCTATATCAACCACTACCACATTGACACAGGCCCACGCCGTACTTGGTAG
- a CDS encoding DUF3422 domain-containing protein has product MRSQTKLPQHQFRQQVLDEIHTRPFEPVRSPSTILKYVFWITPEIDAIATLNNWCNARNLKKPDDGERRHLWSDGSAQLIFEAHTEFVTLTWIGDSKHIPESDPFSVFGGPAPVMGLLINAVRIDIRKFGEKDGDADDTGTLDLHDFNPNSLCVSKCMNGKAQVASDFRQDEFGLTRFLIIDMGMRAIICGALVRRLSEIETYRAVALLGLPEAQRAGPIVNSLEKELGEIFTELNTKKTTQENQNILNQLYRIAMDLETLTIDSQFRFAASRAYHGIVEKRLEAIGEEDHLDYVTLKTFLLKRTTPAIQTCDAIEQRQNALAEKITRASDLLRTQLDLDLQAQNQGLLKALNERSEMQYRLQQTVEGLSVVAISYYAVSLLYYIFKGVAAPLGLSTNMLVALSVPVIAALVWFAIRRIQKGHHD; this is encoded by the coding sequence ATGCGAAGCCAGACAAAACTCCCTCAACACCAATTTAGACAACAAGTGCTGGATGAAATCCATACCCGCCCGTTTGAGCCTGTCCGCTCGCCAAGCACCATATTAAAATATGTATTTTGGATCACACCAGAAATCGATGCAATCGCCACGTTGAATAACTGGTGTAACGCCCGCAATCTAAAAAAACCGGATGACGGCGAGCGAAGGCATCTGTGGAGTGATGGATCAGCTCAGCTTATCTTTGAAGCACACACGGAGTTTGTGACATTAACCTGGATAGGAGACAGCAAACACATACCAGAATCCGATCCCTTTTCCGTGTTCGGTGGACCGGCACCTGTTATGGGATTGCTCATCAATGCTGTGCGCATTGATATTCGAAAATTCGGTGAAAAAGATGGCGACGCAGATGATACGGGCACGCTGGACCTTCACGATTTTAATCCAAACTCTTTATGTGTTTCAAAATGTATGAACGGCAAAGCCCAAGTAGCGAGTGATTTCCGTCAAGACGAATTCGGCCTGACACGATTTTTAATCATCGATATGGGTATGCGGGCCATCATCTGTGGCGCATTGGTGCGCCGGTTAAGTGAGATCGAAACCTACCGTGCAGTTGCGCTTCTTGGTCTGCCTGAGGCCCAGCGGGCAGGACCAATAGTCAATAGCTTGGAAAAAGAGTTAGGCGAGATATTCACTGAACTCAACACAAAGAAAACAACGCAAGAAAACCAAAATATACTCAATCAACTCTATCGCATTGCTATGGACCTTGAAACCTTGACAATTGACAGTCAATTTCGCTTTGCCGCAAGCCGTGCCTACCATGGTATTGTTGAAAAAAGATTGGAAGCAATCGGCGAAGAAGATCATCTTGATTATGTGACCTTAAAAACATTCCTACTCAAACGAACAACACCCGCCATCCAAACCTGCGACGCGATTGAACAACGTCAAAATGCTCTAGCCGAGAAAATTACCCGCGCTTCAGATCTTTTAAGGACACAGCTTGATCTCGATCTTCAAGCCCAAAATCAAGGGCTATTAAAAGCACTGAATGAACGATCAGAAATGCAATACCGGTTGCAACAAACCGTTGAAGGCCTCTCTGTGGTCGCCATCAGTTATTATGCCGTCAGCCTTTTATATTATATCTTCAAAGGCGTTGCCGCCCCATTAGGCTTGTCGACAAACATGTTAGTCGCTTTATCGGTTCCCGTTATCGCTGCCCTTGTCTGGTTTGCTATCCGGCGCATTCAAAAAGGGCATCACGATTAA
- a CDS encoding TadE/TadG family type IV pilus assembly protein, giving the protein MFKPILHKKKINSFAKDDRGSFAILFGLLAVITIFTAGAGIDYTLAINEQNRIQKAVDAAVLSGAAQSQNLLTDDEIEQAALEAFNINYQTSQGATISPPPQFNYNPTTRQLIGTVTGNIETTLTKVLGFQTIDLRADATAQLGIVQVEYVLAIDQSGSMRSNGRQDALEDGLQTFGNVLANSLQFGSEAYIGVVPWQTTVNIGPQRRSAVFGLDRPQTSGLITPLNNNADDPNNLEFSASTRRENVLRALSTFNFNTQGYSGYDSNTTLAELDATTFNGPTQGSPNINPSDYPDLSWRGCVMARDVDATFDIDPNQNMADYADTDASANLAAPLSVLRTPDTDDDKFRVFYQPPGWGTNGLVNNWLPFGNDTETQDSSTRNPNLGCIRQEMSYLKSLASGSNNILSATIAGLDPDDDVSAHTDTSLGMLWALRMLDPAWRSFWDDPALPALPADVPASLTSADPVRKVIILLTDGRNGIGSNTLPETRSAYGDASETLDSSLTVNNGTTRNRATDILNLRTLKLCQLAKNRGIEVYTIGLDLNSGNSNIQESVDMLDHCASEPNAIVPDYSILATPTNLEAAFSSIARQDAQVLLTE; this is encoded by the coding sequence ATGTTTAAACCCATCTTGCATAAGAAAAAAATCAACAGTTTTGCCAAAGATGATAGAGGATCATTTGCTATACTCTTTGGACTTTTGGCTGTTATCACGATCTTCACGGCCGGCGCTGGTATAGACTACACCCTCGCTATTAACGAGCAAAATCGCATTCAAAAAGCCGTTGATGCTGCGGTTCTTTCAGGCGCAGCACAAAGCCAAAATCTGCTGACCGACGATGAAATTGAACAAGCCGCTTTAGAAGCTTTCAACATCAATTATCAAACATCTCAAGGAGCAACAATTAGCCCTCCTCCTCAATTTAATTATAATCCGACCACAAGACAACTTATCGGAACAGTGACAGGAAATATAGAAACCACATTGACGAAAGTTCTAGGCTTCCAAACAATTGATCTTCGCGCAGACGCAACAGCACAACTTGGTATTGTTCAGGTAGAATATGTTCTGGCAATAGACCAATCTGGCTCGATGCGAAGCAACGGTAGGCAAGATGCATTAGAAGACGGTTTGCAAACATTTGGCAACGTTCTAGCAAACAGCCTTCAGTTTGGAAGTGAGGCATATATCGGAGTTGTGCCATGGCAAACGACGGTCAACATTGGACCACAAAGACGAAGCGCAGTATTTGGACTCGACAGACCTCAAACTAGCGGATTGATAACACCTCTGAATAATAATGCAGACGACCCTAATAATCTTGAATTTTCCGCGAGTACTCGGCGTGAAAACGTTTTACGTGCTCTTTCTACCTTCAACTTCAATACACAAGGGTATAGCGGATATGACAGCAACACCACGCTAGCCGAATTGGACGCCACTACTTTTAATGGCCCGACACAAGGCTCCCCAAACATCAATCCGTCAGATTATCCGGATTTATCATGGCGTGGTTGTGTTATGGCCCGTGATGTTGATGCGACTTTCGATATTGATCCAAATCAAAACATGGCTGATTATGCGGATACGGATGCCAGCGCCAATCTAGCAGCACCACTAAGCGTCTTGAGAACTCCTGATACAGACGATGACAAGTTTAGAGTCTTCTATCAACCGCCGGGCTGGGGTACAAACGGGCTAGTGAACAACTGGCTGCCATTTGGCAATGATACCGAAACTCAAGACTCATCAACAAGAAATCCAAATCTTGGCTGCATTCGTCAAGAAATGAGTTATTTGAAAAGCCTTGCATCTGGTTCAAATAACATTCTGTCCGCTACGATCGCTGGGCTAGATCCAGACGATGATGTATCGGCTCACACAGATACGAGCCTTGGCATGCTTTGGGCTTTGCGAATGCTTGACCCGGCATGGCGTTCATTTTGGGACGACCCAGCACTACCAGCACTACCAGCTGACGTGCCGGCTTCTCTAACATCAGCTGACCCTGTGAGAAAAGTCATTATCCTACTCACAGATGGCCGCAATGGCATCGGCAGCAACACTTTGCCTGAAACTCGCTCAGCCTATGGGGATGCAAGTGAGACACTAGATTCAAGCTTGACCGTCAATAATGGCACAACACGTAATCGAGCAACCGATATATTGAATCTGCGAACATTAAAGCTTTGCCAGCTTGCAAAAAATAGAGGAATTGAAGTCTACACAATAGGCCTCGATTTAAATTCTGGAAATTCAAATATTCAAGAATCGGTTGATATGCTCGATCATTGCGCAAGCGAGCCGAACGCCATCGTTCCTGACTATTCAATTCTTGCAACGCCGACAAATCTAGAGGCTGCTTTCTCCTCAATTGCAAGACAAGATGCACAAGTTCTTCTGACGGAGTAA
- the acs gene encoding acetate--CoA ligase, translated as MSEVIYPVSDELAASAHVNKERYEAMYAESVNNPDAFWGEHGKRLDWIKPFTKVKNTNFDYPDVSIKWFEDGTLNVSANCIDRHLATRGNQTAIIWEGDDPADDAHITYNELHEHVCRLSNAMKAQGVKKGDRVTLYMPMIPEAAYAMLACTRIGAVHSIVFGGFSPDALADRLVGCESTVIITADEGLRGGKSIPLKQNVDDAISIAGKEGHKVDTVFVVERTKGAVNWEAGRDVWYHEVTAAASTECPPEEMNAEDPLFILYTSGSTGKPKGVLHTTGGYLVWAAMTHEYVFDYKDGDIYWCTADVGWVTGHSYIVYGPLANGAVTLMFEGVPNYPTNARFWEVCDKHQVNQFYTAPTAIRALMQGGDEPVKSTSRSSLRILGSVGEPINPEAWEWYYKVVGDERCPIVDTFWQTETGGHMITPLPGATDLKPGSATFPFFGVQLELVDNEGASLEGAVSGNLCVTDSWPGQMRTVYGDHERFVQTYFSTYKGKYFTGDGCKRDEDGYYWITGRVDDVINVSGHRMGTAEVESALVAHAAVSESAVVGYPHDIKGQGIYCYVTLMAGVESSDDLKKELRNHVRSEIGPIASPDAIQFAPGLPKTRSGKIMRRILRKIAEDDFGSLGDTSTLADPSVVDDLIENRQNKTS; from the coding sequence ATGTCTGAAGTTATTTATCCGGTCAGCGATGAGTTGGCTGCCAGTGCTCATGTTAATAAAGAGCGCTATGAGGCGATGTATGCCGAAAGTGTCAATAATCCTGATGCTTTTTGGGGCGAGCATGGCAAGCGCTTGGATTGGATCAAGCCTTTTACAAAGGTGAAAAATACGAATTTTGACTATCCTGATGTGTCTATTAAATGGTTTGAAGATGGCACCTTGAATGTCTCGGCCAATTGTATCGACCGTCATTTGGCAACGCGTGGCAATCAGACAGCCATCATCTGGGAAGGCGATGACCCAGCGGATGATGCGCATATCACCTATAACGAGCTTCATGAACATGTGTGCCGCTTATCCAATGCGATGAAGGCTCAAGGGGTTAAAAAAGGCGACCGTGTTACGCTTTATATGCCGATGATTCCTGAAGCGGCTTATGCGATGCTTGCGTGTACGCGCATTGGTGCTGTGCATTCTATTGTTTTTGGCGGGTTCTCGCCAGATGCTTTGGCTGATCGGCTTGTCGGCTGTGAATCGACCGTCATCATTACCGCCGACGAGGGACTTCGTGGTGGCAAATCTATTCCGTTGAAGCAGAATGTTGATGATGCAATTTCGATTGCAGGAAAAGAAGGCCACAAAGTTGATACTGTTTTTGTTGTCGAGCGGACCAAAGGTGCCGTCAACTGGGAAGCAGGTCGTGATGTTTGGTACCATGAAGTAACGGCTGCGGCTTCAACAGAGTGTCCGCCAGAAGAAATGAACGCGGAAGATCCGCTTTTCATTCTTTATACCTCAGGATCAACGGGCAAACCAAAAGGGGTTTTGCATACTACAGGCGGCTATCTCGTCTGGGCCGCGATGACCCATGAATATGTGTTTGATTATAAAGATGGTGATATTTATTGGTGCACGGCCGATGTGGGCTGGGTGACGGGTCACTCTTACATCGTTTATGGACCGCTTGCGAACGGTGCCGTCACTTTGATGTTTGAAGGTGTGCCTAATTATCCGACTAATGCGCGGTTTTGGGAGGTTTGTGACAAACATCAGGTCAATCAGTTCTACACAGCGCCGACCGCGATCCGTGCCTTGATGCAGGGCGGCGATGAACCTGTTAAATCCACATCGCGGTCTTCTTTGCGGATTTTGGGTTCTGTCGGTGAGCCGATTAATCCAGAAGCGTGGGAATGGTATTATAAAGTGGTCGGTGATGAGCGCTGTCCGATTGTCGATACATTCTGGCAAACGGAAACAGGTGGCCATATGATTACACCATTGCCCGGCGCGACCGATTTGAAGCCAGGTTCTGCTACCTTCCCGTTTTTCGGGGTTCAGCTTGAGTTGGTTGATAATGAAGGAGCCTCTCTAGAAGGGGCGGTGTCAGGTAATTTGTGTGTCACGGATTCATGGCCAGGTCAGATGCGCACGGTTTATGGTGATCATGAGCGTTTTGTGCAGACATATTTCTCAACCTATAAAGGTAAGTATTTCACCGGTGACGGCTGCAAGCGCGATGAGGATGGCTATTATTGGATTACTGGTCGTGTGGATGATGTGATCAATGTGTCAGGCCACCGCATGGGAACCGCTGAAGTTGAAAGTGCTCTTGTGGCGCATGCGGCTGTGTCAGAGAGTGCCGTTGTTGGTTATCCGCATGATATCAAAGGGCAGGGCATCTATTGCTATGTCACTTTGATGGCAGGTGTTGAGTCAAGCGATGACTTGAAAAAAGAGCTGCGCAATCATGTGCGCTCAGAGATCGGACCTATTGCCTCACCGGATGCGATCCAATTTGCGCCAGGTTTGCCAAAGACACGTTCAGGCAAAATCATGCGGCGTATTTTGCGTAAAATTGCTGAGGATGATTTTGGAAGTCTTGGCGATACATCAACGCTGGCTGATCCGTCGGTCGTGGATGACCTGATTGAGAACAGGCAGAATAAAACGAGTTGA
- a CDS encoding peroxidase-related enzyme (This protein belongs to a clade of uncharacterized proteins related to peroxidases such as the alkylhydroperoxidase AhpD.), with the protein MTIKFESPTALNLPIIEPLSEETQKYFALCEEKLGMIPNVLKAYAFDEVKLRAFTDVYNDLMLGPSGLSKLEREMIAVVVSSINHCFYCLSAHGAAVRQLSGDPKMGELMVMNYRAADLTLRERTILDFAAFLTEHPSKMGEEDRDALREVGLSDRDIWDAASVVGFFNMTNRVASATEMVPNDEYHAMAR; encoded by the coding sequence ATGACCATAAAATTTGAATCACCAACGGCGCTTAATCTTCCGATTATTGAACCTTTGAGTGAGGAAACGCAAAAATACTTTGCTTTATGTGAAGAGAAATTGGGCATGATACCCAATGTCTTGAAGGCCTATGCTTTTGATGAGGTGAAGCTGCGCGCTTTTACTGATGTTTATAATGATTTGATGCTTGGGCCATCTGGTCTATCAAAGCTGGAACGGGAAATGATTGCGGTTGTGGTGTCATCGATCAACCATTGTTTCTATTGCTTGAGCGCGCATGGGGCTGCTGTGCGACAGCTTTCAGGCGACCCTAAAATGGGTGAGTTGATGGTGATGAATTATCGCGCGGCTGATTTGACGCTTCGTGAGCGGACAATCTTGGATTTTGCGGCTTTTTTGACTGAGCATCCGTCCAAAATGGGTGAAGAGGATCGTGACGCGCTGCGTGAGGTGGGTCTCAGTGATCGTGATATCTGGGACGCGGCCTCCGTCGTTGGTTTTTTCAATATGACAAACCGAGTGGCCAGCGCCACTGAAATGGTGCCAAATGACGAGTATCACGCGATGGCTCGATAA
- a CDS encoding choline dehydrogenase: MHTLEADYIIVGAGSAGCVLANRLSANPRNRVILLEAGPRDWNPWIHIPVGYFKTIHDPSIDWCYKTEPDPGLNGRSIEWPRGKVLGGSSSLNGLLYVRGQAQDYDRWQQMGNKGWGWDNVLPLFKRSENNERGADEYHGNKGPLSVSNMRIQRPIVDSWVAAAQAAGYKYNPDYNGADQEGVGFFQLTSRNGRRCSAAVAYLNPVKSRDNLQIITNAQVEKIVIENKRATAVTYKDKSGKLHRVQANREIILSGGSINSPQLLMLSGVGEAKQLKEHGIKVEHDLSGVGKNMQDHLQARLVYKCNEPTLNDEINSLFGKAKIGLKYLMFRAGPMTMAASLATGFMKTRPELETPDIQFHVQPLSAENPGKGADKFSAFTMSVCQLRPESRGEIRLKSSDPKAYPKIIPNYLSTETDCRTAVAGVNIARKIAKHAPLDSKISEEFRPHSDLDINDYDATLDWVRNNTASIYHPTGTCKMGSDSAAVVDARLRVHGIQGLRVADCSIMPEIVSGNTNAPAIMIGEKASELILEDQKSV, from the coding sequence ATGCACACTCTAGAAGCGGACTATATTATCGTTGGCGCAGGGTCTGCCGGCTGTGTTTTGGCTAACAGGTTAAGTGCCAATCCGAGAAATAGAGTAATTCTGCTTGAGGCGGGCCCAAGAGATTGGAACCCTTGGATCCATATACCAGTGGGATATTTCAAAACCATACACGATCCTTCTATCGACTGGTGTTATAAAACCGAACCAGACCCCGGCTTAAACGGGCGTTCAATCGAATGGCCGCGCGGAAAGGTTTTGGGTGGCTCATCATCATTAAACGGCCTTCTATATGTTCGCGGCCAAGCTCAAGATTACGACCGCTGGCAACAGATGGGCAACAAAGGCTGGGGTTGGGATAATGTTTTACCTTTGTTTAAACGCAGTGAGAACAACGAGCGCGGCGCAGATGAATACCACGGGAACAAAGGTCCCTTGTCTGTTTCAAACATGCGTATCCAGCGGCCTATTGTAGATTCATGGGTCGCCGCAGCACAAGCGGCAGGGTACAAATACAATCCAGATTACAATGGTGCCGATCAAGAAGGTGTTGGCTTTTTTCAATTGACGAGCCGAAATGGCCGCCGTTGCAGCGCTGCTGTTGCCTATCTTAATCCTGTTAAAAGCAGAGATAACCTGCAAATAATCACCAATGCGCAAGTAGAAAAAATCGTGATCGAAAACAAGCGCGCCACCGCTGTCACCTATAAAGATAAAAGCGGCAAGCTGCATAGGGTCCAGGCTAATCGTGAGATTATCCTGTCCGGCGGCTCTATTAATTCCCCTCAGCTTCTAATGCTGTCTGGCGTGGGAGAAGCCAAGCAATTAAAAGAGCATGGCATCAAGGTTGAGCATGACCTCAGCGGTGTAGGTAAAAACATGCAAGACCACCTACAAGCTCGTCTGGTTTATAAATGCAACGAGCCTACATTGAATGACGAGATCAACTCATTGTTTGGAAAAGCAAAAATCGGGTTGAAATATTTGATGTTTCGCGCAGGACCAATGACAATGGCGGCCAGCCTTGCCACGGGTTTCATGAAAACACGACCAGAATTAGAGACCCCTGATATTCAATTCCATGTCCAGCCGCTGTCTGCTGAAAACCCAGGGAAAGGAGCTGATAAGTTCTCCGCCTTCACAATGTCAGTTTGTCAGCTGCGCCCTGAAAGCCGAGGAGAAATCCGCCTCAAATCATCTGACCCTAAAGCCTATCCGAAAATTATTCCCAATTACCTTTCAACGGAAACTGATTGCCGAACAGCCGTTGCGGGCGTCAATATTGCGAGAAAAATTGCAAAACACGCGCCGCTTGATTCTAAAATTTCTGAAGAATTCCGGCCCCATTCTGATCTCGACATCAATGACTATGATGCGACATTAGATTGGGTGCGCAACAACACGGCGTCCATCTATCATCCTACAGGAACCTGCAAAATGGGTTCTGATAGTGCCGCAGTCGTTGACGCGCGCCTGCGCGTGCATGGTATTCAAGGTTTGCGTGTAGCAGATTGTTCAATCATGCCAGAAATTGTATCCGGCAACACCAATGCACCAGCAATCATGATTGGCGAAAAAGCGAGTGAACTTATACTTGAGGATCAAAAAAGCGTCTGA